From the Thermodesulfobacteriota bacterium genome, the window CCACCGGAATATAACGGATTCAAGCTTTGCTTGGGATCTGACACCCTCTTCGGAACAGAGATCCAAAAACTTAAAAGGATAATTGAATTCGGAAAGTATACCTCAGGAAATGGATCGCTGATTAAATACAATCCATTGCCCGAATATTGCGACTTCCTGACACATAATATTCAACTGGAACGGCCAGTCCGCGTCGCCGTAGACGCCGGGAATGGAACGGGTGGATTGGCAGCCGGACCTGTGTTAAAACTGCTGAAGTGCCAAACTTATGAATTGTTTATGGAGCCGGATGGAACATTCCCCAATCATGAGCCAGATCCTACGATGCCAAAAAATTTAGAAACATTATCAAAAACCGTTATTAATCAAGGATTTGAACTGGGTGTCGCTTTTGACGGGGACGCGGATCGTCTCGGGGTGGTGGATGAAAATGGACGGATCATTTATGGCGATATGCTGTTGGTCCTTTTCGCCCGAGAGATCCTTAAAAACCACCCTGGAGGCAAAATCATTGGGGAAGTTAAATGCTCTCACATCATGTATGACGATATTAACCGAAATGGCGGTGTATCAATTATGTGGAAGACTGGACATTCGCTCATAAAGAAGAAGTTGAAAATGGAGAATGCACTTCTCGCTGGAGAGATGAGTGGGCACTTTTTCTTTAAGCATCGGTACTTCGGATTCGACGATGCAATATACGCTGCCTGTCGTCTCCTGGAGATACTGTCGAAGGATAGCAAATCGTTATCCACTTATTTGTCAGATCTGCCAAAAACTTACAACACTCCGGAAATTCGCATAGATTGCCCTGATGAGAAAAAATTCGAGATAGTAACAAAAGTCAAACAAGTACTTTCTGCAAATTATCAGACAATTGATATCGATGGCGTTAGAGTGATTTTTGAGGATGGCTGGGGGCTAGTAAGGGCATCCAACACAAGCCCCGTTATAGTGCTTCGATTTGAAGCCGAATCGGC encodes:
- a CDS encoding phosphomannomutase/phosphoglucomutase; translated protein: MNPLIFREYDIRGIVGKDFDINDAEAIGRGYATYIAEHGGKNCIVGHDCRLSAQPIRDALTKGITKGGVNVIDLGLCPTPLLYFATRQMHADSGVMITASHNPPEYNGFKLCLGSDTLFGTEIQKLKRIIEFGKYTSGNGSLIKYNPLPEYCDFLTHNIQLERPVRVAVDAGNGTGGLAAGPVLKLLKCQTYELFMEPDGTFPNHEPDPTMPKNLETLSKTVINQGFELGVAFDGDADRLGVVDENGRIIYGDMLLVLFAREILKNHPGGKIIGEVKCSHIMYDDINRNGGVSIMWKTGHSLIKKKLKMENALLAGEMSGHFFFKHRYFGFDDAIYAACRLLEILSKDSKSLSTYLSDLPKTYNTPEIRIDCPDEKKFEIVTKVKQVLSANYQTIDIDGVRVIFEDGWGLVRASNTSPVIVLRFEAESASRLQEIQNLVEAVIDKVKSGSQ